One stretch of Halichoerus grypus chromosome 10, mHalGry1.hap1.1, whole genome shotgun sequence DNA includes these proteins:
- the TSPYL6 gene encoding LOW QUALITY PROTEIN: testis-specific Y-encoded-like protein 6 (The sequence of the model RefSeq protein was modified relative to this genomic sequence to represent the inferred CDS: inserted 5 bases in 3 codons; substituted 4 bases at 4 genomic stop codons), with the protein MTGKGQGNKDGGCAIFPGVVDEEEGAEVVEQKPGGKEMEMVKENMVVNEVKVKAGPWSLNVDAHVSSLEAIQLEVETXNAQADRAVLQLQHKCGQVCQHFLERRNCIVQNIPSFWVSAFWNHRXLSTLIRGQEADTLRYIANLXRHPKVGFKFXFFQRNPQCRNKLIVEEYVRSSDQVESLATPIIGHPGHELXSSIHRNRDVTCSFFSWFSDHNLPEPDTIAEIIKEDLXPNPLEYCLLCEGAHRVRLCQIRKPMGIPXGLQSG; encoded by the exons ATGACGGGCAAAGGCCAAGGAAATAAAGACGGAGGGTGTGCCATCTTCCCAGGAGTAGTAgatgaggaggagggggctgaAGTGGTGGAGCAGAAGCCAGgaggtaaagaaatggaaatggtgAAGGAAAATATGGTGGTAAATGAGGTGAAGGTCAAGGCAGGTCCCTGGTCCCTGAACGTGGATGCCCACGTGAGCTCCCTGGAGGCCATCCAACTAGAAGTGGAGAC GAATGCTCAGGCTGACAGAGCCGTACTACAGTTACAGCACAAGTGTGGTCAGGTATGTCAACACTTCCTAGAGCGGAGGAACTGCATTGTTCAGAATATCCCCAGCTTCTGGGTTAGTGCCTTTTGGAACCATCGATAGCTGTCCACCCTGATTAGAGGCCAAGAAGCAGACACGTTAAGGTACATAGCCAATTT GAGACACCCTAAGGTGGGCTTCAAGTTctagttctttcaaagaaaccCACAGTGCAGAAACAAGCTGATTGTCGAGGAATATGTCAGATCATCCGACCAAGTGGAGTCTCTTGCCACTCCAATCATAGGGCACCCAGGCCATGAACTCTAGTCTTCCATTCATAGGAATCGAGATGTCACCTGCAGCTTCTTCAGTTGGTTTTCAGACCACAACCTTCCAGAGCCTGACACAATTGCTGAGATTATCAAAGAGGACCTCTGACCAAATCCACTTGAATACTGCCTATTGTGTGAAGGGGCCCATAGAGTTAGACTCTGCCAGATAAGGAAGCCAATGGGGATCC TAGGGTTGCAATCTGGTTAA